The DNA region TTAAAATCCTGGTATTTTGTCTTTGCGATCATGGGTTTTGGTGCAATCCATTGGTCGATCAATTCTGCTTTGGTAAAAGCATCCCATACCAATGAAAGTTCAGCATTGAATTCCCTTTTTATGTGTACCGTTTTGGATGCTTTGTCAACGGTAAAATCAAATAGCAAACTGTTTGTCATTTTTTTTGTTTTTTCATTGTTGATAATAATTTGTCAAGTTCATTGAACCTGGTTTCCCAGATCTTCCTGAATTGTTCTATCCATTTATCGATCTCTTTCATTTTTTCAATTTCAAGTGAATAATAAATTTCCCTGCCTTGTTGTTCCTGTTTTACCAGTTCGCATTCCGTGAGTATACGAAGGTGTTTGGAAACAGATTGCCTGGTCGTGTGGAAATTGTCAGCAATGGCGTTCGGTGTCATTGCCTGTAATGCAATTAAAGTAATAATTGCCCGCCTTGTCGGGTCAGCTATTGCCTGGAAAATGTCTCGTCTCATTTTGTTTAATTTTTTTGATTGCGAAGCCAATCGGTTGCAAATATACGTGCAGCCATTCGGTTTCGCAAATTTATTTTTTTAAAGAAAAAATGTGGGGAAGGTTGAAGTCAGGGTGTCGCTGTACAATTGCCGCCAATGCAGTGTTATGCGTTCGGCGATTTTGATGCAAAGTCTTTATTTTCTAGACCATGTCATTATTCTTTTAATATATTCGGTCAACGATCCTTTCATTAACTTTAGTTGACCATTGAACTTGCCACACTCTTCCGTTTATTTGATCGAGCAGAATGAAAGTGTATATGTTGGTTGTTGGATAGAGAAAAAATCTACCATTCCTCTCTTCATCTTTAGTTACCCGAGAAATGTCCGATAGTGTAGTCTCGTACTGATATTTGCTTTCTGTACCCCATTGAACTTGCCACATTTGTCCATTTCTTGTATTCAATTTGATAAATGTATACATATTTCGTGTAGCAAAGAGTCTATACACAACAGTACTATCCGTAGAAATATTTTGAATAGGGGCTTCAGATGTACTTTGAGCAAAAGCTGTAACTGATGCAAAACCAACAATTATAGAAAATACTATTCTTTTCATGTCGTTAATTTATGTCTTTTAAAATGGTGTATATTCCATTTCGTTTCCGTTATAGGATTAAGGTACTACCCGCTGACGCATAACTCAAAAATATGCGAAAGTTTTTGGGCTTTCGACAGAAAACAATTTTTTAAACCTTTCCTTTTCAGAGATTTAATAAAAAAGCGAAAGTTTTAAAACTTTCGCAAATACAATCAGTAAAGCCTATTTAGTTTATTTAAACTCCCGTCTTTGGATTCTTCGGTGTGTTTGGTTTTTCAGGTCCTTTCTTTGGCGTGGGAGTTTGTTTATTTACTTTAATAACGGCTCTTATTACATCAACAGCAGGTGCGCCGATGCCGAGTCGTTGTGCATTGGTAAAA from Bacteroidota bacterium includes:
- a CDS encoding winged helix-turn-helix transcriptional regulator → MRRDIFQAIADPTRRAIITLIALQAMTPNAIADNFHTTRQSVSKHLRILTECELVKQEQQGREIYYSLEIEKMKEIDKWIEQFRKIWETRFNELDKLLSTMKKQKK